ATGAAATCACTGGGATTCTTGGGCCAAGAGCTGAGCCTCTCTCCCCCTAGGCATCTCCACACACAACAGGTGGCATCTCCCCTCCTGCTGCCAGCCCCAGGCAGCAAAGTCCACTGGCAACACTTGTTCTCCCATGGTGGCATGCTGGCAGCCCATTCTCTTGACCTGGTGCCTGCAAGCACTCCAAGGGTTCTGGCCTCAGCGCCCTTTCAGGTGGCCCCCATCTTCTTTATAGAGCCTCCATTAACACTGTCAGTGGTTGGACTGACCCCTGGGGGGGGTTTACAGCTGTGCCTCTCTCCACCACTACACACCCATTACAGTAGTACGCCTccagaggctggggctgggggcttcttAGCTAAATCCTCCACTAGCACCACCAGATTGAGGGCACTGAGATGGGGGAGGAGGTAAGGTGGGCTTAAGCCCTAGCCCCACACCCCTCACCCTGTGTACATGCCAGGGTGGTAGTGTTGTGGCTCACAGCCCTGGGGCGGAGAGGAGGAAAAGCAGGCATCTGAGCCTCACTGAGgcctgccccacctcccaggatGGTAggctgtgggggtggagggtatggggaggaagagatggcaggCAGTGGACCTAGGAATGGTCCAGCAGCAGTTTCCAGAGGCAGAATTAGAGTGTGGGTGGCCTGCCAGGCCAAAGAGACCCAGGGAGGGAGGTGAGCAAGCCCAGCCCTTCCTCACTGACCAGCAGCCTTATCTACCCCTCCAGGGGCACCACCAAGCTGGTCACATAGTTTTGTTCATAAAACCTTCACAGATGGTTATGTGTGGGTGTGGGagccagtgtgtgtatgtgtgtgtgtgtgtgttttggggggtactagtgtgtgtgcctctgtgtgtctAAGTGATGTGGCTTTGGTGCCCAGGGACTGGCAGGGCTCAGCTGGCAAGGTCACTCACACCATCCTCTCAGGGCCAGAGGCGGGGGCCTGGGTGGGGATGGGCGAGTCCCGGGGGCTGCGAGGCCCTGGCTCAGGGCCCGGCAGCAGCAGCAGGCCTGACGGGGGGCCAACCCCACACACGGCCTCGTAGGAAGGCAGGGTGTCCATGGAGATGGTGCGCACGGCACTGTGGCTGCTGTCCGCGTCCAGAATGCAGGCCAGCTCAGGGCAGGAGTCCGTCAGCGAGTAGGGTGGTGGAGCATCAGTGGGGATGTACAGCTGTGTGGCCCCAGGCCCCATACACTCCTCATAGCTACAAGAGAAGAGGCTCGTTCAGGGCCTGGTCTATGTGTGGGCAGCTATGGAGTCTCTGCCCAGGGGTGGGGGACTGCCTGCAGTGACCAGCCGCTTTGTGAGGACCAGGCCAGGCCTGTCAGGTTGGCTCCAATTTGGATTCTGGTGCCATCTGGTCCCCATGTCCCTTGTGGGCTTGAGTGAGCCGTCACTAATATCTGGATGTCACAGATCAGAACAACACCTTCCCACTGCGACCCAGGGTGTAGGTGGTGCTGGGTGGAGCAGCTGCAGGCTGCCAGACACCCCTGGACTCAGATCACCCTGAAGCTCCATTCCAGGCTCAGGAAAGATTTCCTAGGGCCTCTCTGAACCTGTATGTGTAAGGCAAAGAGACAACACTGCTCTTCTCTGTACTTCTGGGGGCAGAGGGCAAAGGGGAAGGGGTCTAGGGTGATGGGAGGGCTTGACATGGGGTAATAAGAGCCAGCACTATTAACTCCTTATGTGCTGGGGCCTCTGCTGAACCCATCACCTCTAGTATGCCCTTTTCACACTTGTCAGAGGGGGCAGTTGGCAtgatgcccttttttttttttttagatagaaaaatggaaggggaagagagggagaggaagaaggaaagggagaggagagggagaggcagagaacacacaagcacagcaccaaagcttcttgcaGTGTGGTTGGGGcttggcttgaactggggtcgtatacatggcaaagcagcaccacTATCTATGTGAACTACTTCACCATCCCCAGATGCCCTTTTTTAACAACAGAAACACAGGCGCAGGGATCAGACAAGAAATTTCAGAGCAGATGAGTTGGAGGCCTGCAGACAGTAGCATTGGAACTGATCCTTCTTTGCCATCCTAGTGATACTTAAAGCAGCACTATGCAACCCTGCCTCTCAACCCCCATCCTGCCCCAAGGAAGAGATCCCACAACCACTGAGACAACCTGATGTTCCATCTGGTCCAACTACCCAAAGCGTCACTTGGTGGAGAGACCCTCCCATACCTCTCTAAACTCAGGGATACTCCTCTGGGACCCCTGGAAATCAGCTTGAAAGGACTGTTCTTTTCTCAATCACACCCCATCCCAggacctccaggtggggagtgagaagAAGGCTACATCTGCCCAACAGAGGCGTCCTGCATTTCCATCATTTGGGGAGGTGCTGCTGTCTCTCATGCTGGGATCTTCttgcccctgcccagccctctcTGGCCTCCTTACCCAGGGGGAGAGTCAGGGTATAGTTCACGGAGCACCTCGCCGTCCAGGTCCCCATCAGAGCTGAGGTATACAGCTGGGGGCCAGTCCtcggcagggctgcaggtgtcacgcGTGTTACGGCTGGAGCGGCTGTAGGTTTGCCCGTCGGATGCTGCAGAGGACAGACATTCAGGCCAGGCCTCAGGCCAGCACCAGGGGGCTACCTGAGGCCCAGTTCTCCTCTCAGCAAGCACAACTACCTTTATCTCCTCAGCAACAGTCTCAGAACAAGTTgtgctgggctgggtggtagtacatctggttgaacacaacacgtaccatgcacagggaaccaagcccccagtccccagctgcagtggggaagcttcacgagtggccaagcagtgatgtaggtgtttctttttctcatgctgtctcccttctccccttttaattcctttgtctctatccaaacaaagcaaaacaagcaaacaacaaaaataaaataaaataaaataaaataaaataatcattcagagcagtggattcactatgtaggcactgagcctcagcaataaccctggtgacaagaaacaaaacaaaacaaaacagccaaACTGTGCTGGGCATGGGGTCACAGAGAGGTAGCAAATCTGGCCCTGTCTTGGTGGGCCTCCCAGAGTTGGGGACAGCCTGCCCTTGGGGTCAgtccagtgctgagcagtgtcaTGAATTTTGACAGATACAGTACTGGGACTGTAGGAGTGGAGTTAGACTGGGGGCCCTGAGAGAACTTCTTGAAGGAGGGGTTTCCAGAACTGAGGCACTTCTGGGAAGGAGCCAGGGGAAGAGGGATAAGACTCTCCTTTTGGTGCAAACAGGAAGCTCTGAGCCAGGCTGGGGTCAAAAATGGGACAAAGTGCCAAGCGCTGAAGGTAGAGTGGTTTCTAaagcagccccctccccacctgatcCCTACCCCTAGCCACACACGTCCCTGTGAGATCCATAGGTGTCTCAGGAAAGAGGGGCTCCTAGGAATTCTGGAAACTCCCCATGTACTGCATTCTCTTCTGGGTTCTCTTCTGTATATTAACAAACCAAAGGCTCTGAAAAATCCTGCTGCTAAGAAAGTCAGTGATCTCTGTTTGTGTATTTGACCACAGCATCTTAatatttttgaatttattgattatgagagaggagggagaaagagcttaaaccagctcagctctggcttaaggtggtgctaggaGTTGAATCTCTGCCCTCTGGGGCCTCTCACATATGTAAAATTAATCTTTATTCTgtatttttgagaaagaaagaaagaatgggagagaCTCCAGAataccattccaccatccatagaATTCTCTTGCTGCTGTCCATGGAATTCCCAAGTAATTTTTGGAATTGAACACAGGGCTTCATACATGTTATGCCATGCATTTTACATGATGAGTCctgtaaaaatctttttttttttttttttttggtggcacAAGCATCTTGTGCATATTGGATTCTACCATTCCTGAgctgagagagaaagcaggatagaaatctcagcactgcttcactattcaaggAGCTTCCTGTGCTGGTACTGTGGTCCTCCTATGTGGTGCCTAGGCTCAAAAATAGGGCTTCAGGCATGTTAAGGTATGCACCCTACTGGGTGAACTGTCTTCtagccctatttttttaaaaaaatgtgtgtgtgtgtgtgtgtgtgtgtgtgtgtgacggggggggggtggagggacagacacacacaccaaggtACTTTTCTGCTATTTATGATGTTCtactttgtctttttaatttttttaactttttaaaaatatttatttttccttttgttgcccgttttattgttgtagttattattgttgttgtattgatgtcaacgttgttggataggacagagagaaatggagagaggaggggagacagagaggggagagaaagatggacacctgcagacctgcttcaccacttgtgaagcgactcccctgcaggtggggagccaggggcttgaactgggatccttattctggtccttatgctttgcgccacgtgcgcttatcctgctgcgctactgcttggcccccatctttttaatttatttttgcctccagggttattgctggggctcagtgcctacaccatgaagccattgcttctgaaggccatattttccccctttttgttgcccttgttgttgtaggcttgttgtggttattattgttgttattgatgtagtcgttgttggataggacagaaagaaatcgaggaggaggggaagacagagagggagagagaaagatagacacctgcagacctgcttcatggcttgtgaagcgattcccctgcaggtggggagcccagggcttgaactgggatcctttcgccagtccttgcgctttgcgccatgtgcgcttaacctgctgtgctaccacctgaccctcgtcttttttttacttttatgtggtgctgggattgaacccaggatctcatgcatggcttctttccccctctgggatCAGAGCTCAATATCAAAGATGCGGCTTCGCTGTCTGGGAGTGAGATAGAATGGCTGCTACTTCCACTATGCAGAGCTTGAAACTCAGGTTCACACCTGGTAAAAGTGTGGAGCTGGAATTCATGTACAGCTTTTAAAACCCCAAAGACTGCTCATTCCATTCTCTTTGCCtctcatgttttcatttttatttgatagaacggggagaaattgagagggaaggggagaccgagagggagaaagggagacagacctgcttcaccgttgtgaaacttcccctgagcaggtggggatggaggcttgaaccagggtccttgtgcatcataatgtACATACTCTGAATGCACCACCActaagtctctctttttctgactcTTGACACAATGGGAAGTGCCAAAACCTAAAAaaacctagaagaaaaaaaatctgaagctTGAACTTCGGGAGATGACTCCCCTGGTAGAACACATACTTTGTTAATATGTGAGGACCCGGATTTAAGCCCCTAGCCAATGCTCAGAAATGTcaagcaaagggaaagcttcatgaggtaGAGGAGTGCTGCCATGTCTCttcttctgtatctctccttctctgtctctcaccctctgtctagaaaataacacatgcacatgcacacgcacacacacacacatacaaatatgATTCTCTCTCTGCAGCCATATCCCAGGGAATATCTAGGGACATCAAGAAAACTCTCTAAAGAAATTATTTCAGGCATGTTAACAGTGGCTCTTGGGGTGACAGGAGCACAACCCTTATTTTCCTCTTTATAGTCTCTCTATTTTTTAGCTTTTCATTAGTGCACACATATTAAATTTTCTACCAGAGGAAAAGAAACCCACCCATGAGCATATGCTATAAAAAGGAGCTGAAACAAGATTTGTTTCCCTTTAGGGCACCAACTGAAGAATGAGAGTTTGGAAAAGGCATCAGGGCAGACACTCGTTGAGGAAGAAAGCATGATGGGATAGTGAGGTGAGGACAGAACCTGGGAGCTGCTTGggccacacacccacccaccagcACTACTGGGGAGGGTCCCAAGTTGGGCATGGGAAGCTGAGGCTGTCAAACCACAGTTACATGGCAACTCTTTCCTGGACCTGCACTGGAGATTGGC
The DNA window shown above is from Erinaceus europaeus chromosome 2, mEriEur2.1, whole genome shotgun sequence and carries:
- the BEAN1 gene encoding protein BEAN1 isoform X2, whose protein sequence is MSFKRPCPLARYNYTSYFYPTFTESTEHNHLLVSPVLLAGAVVGLVIILSCITIIVGGISKDRQDQLQLQNQRHHHRRHRHRHHHHHSRRHHQRREYEHGYASDGQTYSRSSRNTRDTCSPAEDWPPAVYLSSDGDLDGEVLRELYPDSPPGYEECMGPGATQLYIPTDAPPPYSLTDSCPELACILDADSSHSAVRTISMDTLPSYEAVCGVGPPSGLLLLPGPEPGPRSPRDSPIPTQAPASGPERMV
- the BEAN1 gene encoding protein BEAN1 isoform X3: MSFKRPCPSRYNYTSYFYPTFTESTEHNHLLVSPVLLAGAVVGLVIILSCITIIVGGISKDRQDQLQLQNQRHHHRRHRHRHHHHHSRRHHQRREYEHGYASDGQTYSRSSRNTRDTCSPAEDWPPAVYLSSDGDLDGEVLRELYPDSPPGYEECMGPGATQLYIPTDAPPPYSLTDSCPELACILDADSSHSAVRTISMDTLPSYEAVCGVGPPSGLLLLPGPEPGPRSPRDSPIPTQAPASGPERMV